The following are encoded in a window of Panthera leo isolate Ple1 chromosome B2, P.leo_Ple1_pat1.1, whole genome shotgun sequence genomic DNA:
- the GPR6 gene encoding G-protein coupled receptor 6, with translation MNASASSLNDSQVVAVTTEGAAAAATAAGARDSGEWGPPAAAALGGGGAANASLELSSQLPAGPPGLLLSAVNPWDVLLCVSGTVIAGENALVVALIASTPALRTPMFVLVGSLATADLLAGCGLILHFVFQYVVPSETVSLLTVGFLVASFAASVSSLLAITVDRYLSLYNALTYYSRRTLLGVHLLLAATWTMSLGLGLLPVLGWNCLAERSTCSVVRPLTRSHVALLSAAFFAVFGIMLHLYVRICQVVWRHAHQIALQQHCLAPPHLAATRKGVGTLAVVLGTFGASWLPFAIYCVVGSREDPAVYTYATLLPATYNSMINPIIYAFRNQEIQRALWLLFCGCFQSKVPFRSRSPSEV, from the coding sequence ATGAACGCGAGCGCTTCCTCGCTCAACGACTCCCAGGTGGTGGCAGTGACCACCgagggagcggcggcggcggccacaGCGGCAGGGGCGCGGGACAGCGGCGAATGGGGGCCCCCTGCAGCGGCGGCGCTGGGGGGCGGCGGCGCGGCTAACGCGTCCCTCGAGCTGTCTTCTCAGCTGCCCGCGGGGCCGCCGGGGCTGCTACTGTCGGCGGTGAATCCTTGGGACGTGCTCCTGTGCGTGTCGGGGACGGTGATCGCAGGCGAAAACGCGCTGGTGGTGGCGCTAATCGCGTCCACCCCGGCGCTGCGCACGCCCATGTTCGTGCTGGTGGGCAGCCTAGCCACCGCCGACCTGCTGGCGGGCTGCGGCTTGATCCTTCACTTCGTGTTCCAGTACGTGGTGCCCTCAGAAACGGTGAGCCTGCTCACCGTGGGCTTCCTCGTGGCCTCCTTCGCTGCCTCGGTCAGCAGCCTGCTGGCCATCACAGTGGACCGCTACCTGTCTCTCTACAACGCACTCACCTACTACTCGCGCCGGACCCTGTTGGGCGTGCACCTGCTGCTCGCTGCCACCTGGACGATGTCCCTAGGCCTCGGGCTGCTGCCGGTGCTCGGCTGGAACTGCCTAGCGGAGCGCTCCACCTGCAGCGTGGTGCGCCCGCTGACGCGCAGCCACGTGGCGCTGCTGTCCGCCGCGTTCTTTGCGGTCTTTGGTATCATGCTGCACCTGTACGTGCGCATCTGCCAGGTGGTCTGGCGCCACGCGCACCAGATCGCGCTGCAGCAGCACTGCCTGGCGCCGCCCCACCTCGCAGCCACCAGAAAGGGCGTGGGTACGCTGGCTGTGGTGCTGGGCACTTTTGGCGCCAGTTGGCTGCCCTTCGCCATCTATTGCGTGGTAGGCAGCCGCGAGGACCCGGCAGTCTACACCTACGCCACCCTGCTGCCCGCCACCTACAACTCCATGATCAATCCTATCATCTATGCCTTCCGCAACCAGGAGATTCAGCGTGCCCTGTGGCTCCTGTTCTGTGGCTGTTTCCAGTCCAAAGTGCCCTTCCGTTCTAGGTCCCCCAGTGAGGTCTGA